From Candidatus Pedobacter colombiensis, one genomic window encodes:
- a CDS encoding PKD-like family lipoprotein translates to MKRTVYIASLYLTLLLLFGACSKDKGNYVYTSLDKVTIDVTGLATSYSLLRFDTLRIKPVVKYRGETINPDAPQFKELSFTWEMYPTQISRTIQEKYTIGNTIPLKVALDEKEAVWEVLLTVTNTNTGVKEFAKFTVAITPSLAEGWMVMYEKDGGTDVGMIVNNEISKTNTSERVLYDLYSASNNVPLEGTPGSIISSYASGPATLKIYAQTSADVVSINPTTFQKIDDFSTIFWSKPLVKAPQMIKATEKRKEFVINNNKLHIIDYLILGNGRRAFENPLSGNYGTLAPWVASTTTAFDAVVYDQTNKKFMKVIAGGTEIIPIATTQTPAAIGFDVNNVGMEFEMADLGYSTIANSGWENMIMKDAAGKRFLTIADFKTGEISTIGKEKYDMSNCPEIGAINSITASMSSRVFYYSSPSHVYQFDYTAGLTPVRWNAPGNEKITNIALQKHYNTNAALGVVLYNPKNFCKILYVATYNETTKIGSVYQMEINLTSGVITPGTEKKYTGFGKIKAMAWKPYFIL, encoded by the coding sequence ATGAAAAGAACTGTATATATAGCCAGCCTATACTTAACATTGCTGCTACTATTTGGCGCCTGCTCTAAAGATAAAGGCAATTATGTCTATACTTCACTGGATAAAGTTACCATTGATGTAACCGGACTGGCCACTTCCTATTCGCTACTTCGTTTTGATACCCTTAGGATCAAACCCGTTGTGAAATACAGAGGAGAAACAATAAACCCGGATGCCCCGCAGTTTAAGGAATTGAGCTTCACCTGGGAAATGTATCCCACCCAGATCAGCAGAACTATCCAGGAAAAATATACCATTGGTAATACTATACCATTGAAAGTGGCTTTGGATGAAAAAGAGGCAGTTTGGGAAGTCTTGCTAACAGTAACCAATACCAATACAGGGGTAAAGGAATTTGCCAAATTTACAGTAGCAATAACACCTTCGCTGGCCGAAGGCTGGATGGTAATGTATGAAAAAGATGGTGGCACAGACGTAGGGATGATTGTAAATAATGAAATCTCTAAAACCAATACCAGTGAAAGAGTTTTATATGATCTTTATTCAGCTTCTAACAATGTACCACTCGAAGGCACACCCGGATCTATTATTTCTTCTTATGCCAGTGGGCCAGCTACATTAAAAATATACGCCCAAACCAGCGCAGACGTTGTTTCCATAAACCCGACCACATTTCAAAAGATTGACGATTTTTCTACCATTTTCTGGAGCAAACCTTTGGTTAAAGCACCTCAAATGATAAAGGCCACAGAAAAACGTAAGGAGTTTGTCATCAATAACAATAAATTGCATATCATAGATTACCTTATTTTAGGTAATGGTCGACGGGCTTTTGAAAATCCTTTAAGTGGCAATTACGGTACGCTGGCCCCCTGGGTAGCTAGTACAACTACTGCATTTGATGCCGTAGTATACGACCAAACCAATAAAAAGTTTATGAAAGTGATTGCAGGTGGTACTGAAATTATTCCTATTGCCACTACGCAAACTCCTGCTGCGATAGGATTTGACGTTAACAATGTGGGGATGGAATTTGAAATGGCAGATCTGGGTTATTCCACTATTGCAAATAGTGGCTGGGAAAACATGATCATGAAAGATGCTGCAGGTAAGCGATTTTTGACGATCGCAGATTTTAAAACCGGTGAAATTTCTACAATAGGAAAGGAAAAGTATGACATGAGTAACTGCCCTGAAATTGGTGCCATCAATTCTATTACCGCAAGTATGAGCTCCAGGGTATTTTATTATAGTTCCCCAAGCCATGTTTACCAGTTTGACTATACGGCAGGCCTTACGCCGGTAAGATGGAATGCTCCTGGAAATGAAAAGATCACTAATATTGCCTTGCAAAAACATTACAATACCAATGCCGCTTTAGGGGTAGTCCTCTACAATCCTAAAAATTTCTGTAAGATCCTGTATGTTGCCACCTACAACGAAACTACTAAAATAGGATCCGTATACCAGATGGAAATAAATCTTACAAGTGGGGTGATCACGCCGGGAACAGAAAAGAAATATACCGGTTTTGGAAAAATTAAGGCTATGGCATGGAAACCATACTTTATCCTTTAA
- a CDS encoding TlpA disulfide reductase family protein produces the protein MKHRITLTLALACSSLMSTAQENFTIKGNLQGQGSEKITLRGPQGNIEIEAKNNVFELSGPAGKEPFVGFMDTGVDRKLYLGAGKTGMYMPAQPLDVVLTAGTKLTITGTAEDLNLASVTGDPLNDSFTLYRKILEKDLREMQSLQKQMIEIRIMGLKDGQQEIMQKMVENRKAITANRKKFIKEHPDAFSSLYYLSIGGKEYSITELEEAYNGLSATYKGTRYAKSIKDRIEAGKVISSGGPAPDFSKPDANGKVVSLSQFRGKYVLLDFWGSWCGPCRAANPHLKELYKMYASKGFEILGVASEKVSVQAQAEDMWKKAIEKDGLTWTNVLNNETSMKQDVVQMYAIEGYPTQILLDKDGKIVARWLGAAGKALDDKLKEIFN, from the coding sequence ATGAAACACAGAATAACATTAACATTGGCACTGGCCTGTTCATCTTTAATGAGCACAGCGCAGGAAAACTTTACCATTAAAGGTAATTTACAAGGACAAGGTAGCGAGAAAATCACTTTAAGAGGTCCTCAGGGAAATATAGAAATCGAAGCAAAGAACAATGTTTTCGAATTATCAGGGCCTGCGGGGAAAGAACCATTTGTAGGGTTTATGGATACCGGTGTTGACCGAAAGCTTTATCTGGGTGCTGGTAAAACAGGAATGTATATGCCGGCCCAGCCTCTGGATGTTGTATTAACTGCAGGGACCAAATTGACGATTACAGGAACAGCGGAAGATCTGAACCTGGCCAGTGTAACAGGCGATCCACTAAATGATAGTTTCACGCTATACCGTAAAATATTGGAAAAGGATTTAAGAGAGATGCAGTCGCTGCAAAAACAAATGATAGAGATCCGTATTATGGGTTTAAAAGATGGTCAGCAAGAAATCATGCAGAAGATGGTAGAAAATAGAAAGGCCATTACCGCGAATCGCAAGAAGTTTATTAAAGAGCATCCCGATGCATTTTCGAGCCTGTATTATTTATCTATCGGGGGTAAAGAGTATTCTATAACAGAGTTGGAAGAAGCTTATAACGGATTGTCTGCTACCTACAAAGGAACACGATATGCCAAATCAATTAAAGACAGAATTGAAGCCGGAAAAGTTATATCATCAGGTGGACCAGCACCTGATTTTAGTAAACCTGACGCAAATGGCAAAGTGGTTAGCCTCTCACAATTTAGGGGGAAATATGTATTGCTGGATTTTTGGGGTAGCTGGTGCGGACCTTGTCGTGCTGCAAACCCTCATCTTAAAGAACTATACAAAATGTATGCAAGTAAAGGCTTCGAAATTTTGGGTGTAGCGAGTGAAAAAGTAAGTGTTCAGGCACAGGCGGAAGATATGTGGAAAAAGGCGATTGAGAAAGATGGCCTTACCTGGACAAACGTATTGAATAATGAAACGTCTATGAAACAGGATGTAGTACAGATGTATGCTATTGAGGGGTATCCAACTCAAATTTTATTGGATAAGGATGGAAAGATTGTAGCAAGATGGCTTGGGGCAGCAGGTAAAGCCTTGGATGATAAGTTAAAAGAAATTTTCAACTAA
- a CDS encoding RagB/SusD family nutrient uptake outer membrane protein translates to MKTKLLVLRTTLSFLLPLTLLSCNKWLDVKPDSQVKDTELFSTETGFKEALSGVYSSLTYEPLYGRELTFGLMGVLSYEWDYASSNYDSDKTYTYKTNTNSLNRIDAIWNGLYNSVANDNKILEEIDGKKSLFTGDNYSIIKGESLALRAFIHFDLLRTFGASYEENPAKISIPYVTASSKKIFPQLKVSEVLDQVIADLKVAEELLKVDPILTGRAVTTADDNGYLINRQVHLNYYAVKGLLARVYLYKKDYVNALANALVVMQTTKFPWVTQASLANRDIADLTFSTEHLFALNVVRMKLISDNAFTSTGSSTFYITRASLLDYYNSSQQDYRFLFHFTVNNDGNYYLNKYTQLTSANWPASYKNKLPLLKLSEMYFIAAECLKNTNYPQAVTYINAVRNARGLAASSIAEADFETVLAAEYRKEFIAEGQLFFYHKRKNNATIPKAIGLDLVALKAYKLPIPLAEMENGVGRIDNQ, encoded by the coding sequence ATGAAAACAAAATTACTAGTTTTAAGAACCACTCTATCATTCTTGTTGCCGCTTACTTTATTATCCTGCAATAAGTGGTTGGATGTAAAACCAGATTCACAGGTTAAGGATACCGAACTTTTTTCTACAGAAACGGGCTTTAAGGAAGCCTTATCAGGTGTATATAGTTCCCTGACTTATGAACCACTTTATGGAAGGGAATTGACTTTTGGACTAATGGGTGTACTGAGTTACGAGTGGGATTACGCCAGTAGCAATTATGATTCTGATAAAACTTATACCTATAAAACCAACACCAATTCATTAAACAGAATAGATGCCATCTGGAATGGGTTATACAATTCTGTGGCGAATGACAACAAAATCCTCGAAGAAATTGATGGCAAGAAATCACTTTTTACAGGCGATAACTACAGTATCATTAAAGGAGAATCGCTGGCGCTACGTGCCTTTATTCATTTTGACCTGCTGCGGACATTTGGCGCTAGTTATGAAGAAAATCCAGCTAAGATTTCTATTCCCTACGTTACGGCAAGTTCCAAGAAGATCTTTCCACAACTTAAGGTTTCAGAAGTTTTAGATCAGGTGATTGCGGATCTTAAGGTGGCTGAAGAGTTGTTAAAGGTTGATCCTATACTTACAGGTAGGGCAGTAACTACAGCAGACGATAATGGCTATTTGATTAACAGACAGGTACACCTGAATTATTATGCAGTAAAAGGCTTGTTAGCCAGGGTATACCTGTATAAAAAAGACTATGTGAATGCACTGGCAAATGCGCTGGTGGTGATGCAGACAACTAAGTTTCCATGGGTTACACAAGCTAGTCTGGCCAACAGGGATATAGCCGATCTTACTTTTTCCACAGAACATCTTTTTGCATTGAATGTAGTGAGGATGAAATTAATTTCCGATAATGCTTTTACTTCAACTGGTAGCAGTACTTTTTACATTACCAGGGCCAGCTTGCTGGATTATTATAATAGTTCTCAACAGGATTATCGTTTTCTGTTTCACTTTACTGTTAATAATGATGGCAACTATTATCTGAATAAATATACACAGCTGACCAGTGCAAATTGGCCCGCCTCATATAAAAACAAACTGCCTTTGTTAAAGCTATCAGAAATGTACTTTATTGCTGCAGAATGCTTAAAAAATACAAATTACCCACAGGCGGTAACTTACATCAATGCAGTTCGAAACGCCAGAGGTTTAGCTGCTTCGTCAATCGCTGAAGCTGACTTTGAGACTGTACTGGCTGCTGAATATCGGAAGGAGTTTATTGCGGAGGGACAGCTTTTCTTTTATCATAAGCGTAAGAACAACGCCACCATACCAAAAGCTATAGGGCTGGATCTCGTAGCACTTAAAGCATATAAACTTCCAATTCCTTTAGCAGAAATGGAAAATGGAGTAGGAAGAATTGATAATCAATAA
- a CDS encoding DUF4843 domain-containing protein, whose protein sequence is MKTNMIYLLLISVTSLFFSCKKATELRYSDTDAINVWLGVNDSRPDSLEYNYAFKSLNEVDSILFKAKLTGKLADHDRTFFLKAIAGDTTRLRPGTHYTFGKYVIKANTYQAIFPIYIKRSADFKTRSARIVFAVSDQGELKKGLTEMTTMTVVFKDAFAKPANWDVDIYPYTKLSTYFGAYSNVKFQFITTAIGQPPIFRVLSAGTPALGEVNFTEVKFYQNSCKQQLAVYNAAHPTDPMKDENNQIITFP, encoded by the coding sequence ATGAAGACAAACATGATTTATCTACTGCTAATTTCAGTGACCTCACTGTTCTTCTCTTGCAAAAAAGCGACTGAATTGAGGTATTCTGATACGGATGCTATAAATGTATGGCTAGGTGTGAATGACTCCAGGCCTGATAGTCTGGAGTACAACTATGCATTTAAATCGCTGAATGAAGTGGATTCTATTCTTTTTAAAGCGAAGCTAACTGGGAAACTCGCTGATCACGACAGGACTTTCTTTTTAAAAGCAATAGCTGGAGATACTACCCGATTGAGGCCTGGTACGCATTACACTTTTGGTAAATATGTGATCAAAGCCAATACTTATCAGGCTATTTTTCCGATTTACATCAAGCGGTCTGCTGATTTTAAAACCCGGTCTGCAAGGATCGTTTTTGCAGTGTCTGATCAGGGGGAGTTGAAAAAAGGTCTGACTGAAATGACAACAATGACTGTGGTATTTAAGGATGCTTTTGCCAAACCGGCAAACTGGGATGTGGATATTTACCCATATACTAAACTGTCTACCTATTTTGGTGCCTACAGCAACGTGAAATTTCAGTTTATTACCACGGCAATTGGGCAGCCCCCAATATTTAGAGTGCTTAGCGCAGGTACCCCGGCATTAGGGGAGGTCAATTTTACAGAAGTTAAGTTTTATCAAAACAGCTGTAAACAACAACTAGCCGTATACAATGCGGCCCACCCAACAGACCCGATGAAGGATGAAAATAATCAAATTATCACTTTTCCATAA